One window from the genome of Spirosoma rhododendri encodes:
- a CDS encoding fatty acid desaturase encodes MPFIDNVLQEPSYGWRTPTGDLVVPTHRQLFQEALRRVNILTTRKNWIPAISWLMILCLLPFAIIAFTRYFSFSLLGIGILYGMVIMSTHATIWFHRYGTHKAYTFSHPIWRFITQNLVLKTFPEEIYVVSHHVHHAKSDQPGDPYNARGGLLYCLLSDVNHQPIAKNLSETDYGRVAGFLAHTGIRINSYADYLRWGSVGSPLYTVGLWLMNWGFWYTVFFLIGGPGLACALFTGALFWFVIVRAFNYTGHGKGEEQHVDGVDFDRRNLSINQWRPGLFAGEWHNNHHLYPSSARAGFLPFQLDLAWVYIYGLYKVGMVSSYRDSKPDFIKRYVTAADSQPRV; translated from the coding sequence ATGCCATTTATCGACAATGTACTGCAAGAGCCTTCCTACGGCTGGCGCACCCCCACCGGCGACTTAGTCGTTCCTACCCATCGACAGCTGTTTCAGGAAGCGCTCAGGCGGGTAAATATCCTCACCACCCGTAAAAACTGGATTCCGGCCATTAGTTGGCTCATGATTCTTTGTTTACTGCCCTTCGCTATCATTGCGTTCACCCGGTATTTTTCGTTTTCACTGCTTGGTATTGGCATCCTGTACGGGATGGTGATTATGAGTACGCACGCTACGATCTGGTTTCACCGCTACGGCACGCACAAAGCGTACACATTCAGTCATCCGATCTGGCGATTCATTACCCAGAATCTGGTGCTCAAGACGTTTCCCGAAGAGATTTACGTGGTGTCGCACCACGTTCACCACGCCAAGTCAGATCAGCCGGGCGACCCCTACAACGCCCGTGGGGGGCTGCTGTATTGCCTGCTTTCGGATGTTAACCACCAACCCATTGCCAAGAATCTGTCGGAAACGGACTACGGTCGTGTCGCTGGTTTTCTGGCGCATACCGGCATCCGTATCAACAGTTACGCCGACTACCTGCGCTGGGGATCGGTTGGGTCACCGCTCTACACGGTTGGGCTGTGGCTGATGAACTGGGGGTTTTGGTACACCGTCTTCTTCCTGATCGGGGGCCCCGGTCTGGCCTGCGCGCTGTTTACGGGCGCACTGTTCTGGTTCGTAATCGTGCGGGCGTTCAACTATACCGGACATGGTAAAGGGGAAGAACAGCACGTCGACGGGGTGGATTTCGACCGCCGGAATTTGTCGATCAACCAATGGCGTCCCGGCCTGTTCGCTGGCGAATGGCACAACAATCACCACCTGTATCCCAGCAGTGCCCGCGCTGGTTTTCTGCCCTTTCAGCTTGATCTGGCCTGGGTGTATATCTACGGGTTATACAAAGTCGGAATGGTGTCTTCGTACCGCGACAGCAAACCCGATTTCATCAAAAGATACGTCACCGCTGCCGATAGTCAGCCCCGCGTCTAA